A genomic segment from Elusimicrobiota bacterium encodes:
- a CDS encoding flavodoxin-dependent (E)-4-hydroxy-3-methylbut-2-enyl-diphosphate synthase, translating into ILESLNFYDTIVSLKASDVVTTVEAYRLFASKSNYPLHLGITEAGSISSGAIKSSVGLGILLYMGLGDTVRVSLTADPVEEVKTAYHILQGLNLRSAGIEMVSCPTCSRCEVDLIKIVNDIENRLAQFNYLTSKSAKRPIKIAVMGCVVNGPGEAKEADFGIAGGKNTGHLIVLLSKLNKISLNCN; encoded by the coding sequence AATCCTTGAATCTTTGAATTTTTATGATACTATAGTTTCTTTAAAAGCTTCAGATGTTGTGACAACGGTAGAAGCCTATCGTCTATTTGCTTCAAAAAGCAATTATCCGCTTCATCTGGGTATTACTGAGGCCGGTTCAATATCAAGCGGCGCAATAAAATCATCTGTCGGGCTGGGGATTTTGCTTTATATGGGTTTGGGCGATACTGTAAGAGTTTCGCTCACGGCAGATCCTGTTGAAGAAGTTAAGACTGCATATCATATTTTGCAGGGCTTGAATCTTCGTTCTGCCGGGATTGAAATGGTTTCTTGCCCGACATGTTCCAGATGCGAGGTTGACCTGATAAAAATAGTAAACGATATAGAAAATAGGCTTGCGCAATTTAATTACTTAACTTCTAAATCAGCAAAAAGACCGATAAAAATTGCGGTTATGGGATGCGTTGTAAACGGCCCCGGCGAAGCTAAAGAAGCGGATTTCGGAATTGCCGGAGGAAAAAATACCGGGCATTTGATTGTATTATTATCAAAATTAAATAAAATATCACTAAATTGTAATTAA